A genomic segment from Nicotiana tabacum cultivar K326 chromosome 7, ASM71507v2, whole genome shotgun sequence encodes:
- the LOC107830839 gene encoding non-specific lipid transfer protein GPI-anchored 30-like, whose amino-acid sequence MKMKFMITRIMMIILLSEVALGQNTNCINKLLPCMNFFNGSRGNPPESCCNPLKDVIENMPECLCQMVSVKGSNAAEQAGINVNEAQMLPARCGQPVNYLGCLKGASNSDSNSAGYSMRTSSMKVLLVVASLVFTQVL is encoded by the exons atgaaaatgaagtttATGATAACTAGGATAATGATGATCATATTGTTATCTGAGGTAGCATTGGGTCAAAACACGAACTGTATAAACAAGTTGTTGCCGTGTATGAACTTTTTCAATGGATCAAGAGGGAATCCACCAGAAAGTTGCTGTAATCCACTAAAGGATGTTATAGAAAACATGCCTGAATGTTTGTGTCAAATGGTTAGCGTTAAAGGGAGCAATGCAGCTGAGCAAGCTGGAATTAATGTCAACGAGGCTCAAATGTTGCCTGCTAGATGTGGACAGCCCGTTAATTACCTTGGATGTCTTAAAG GAGCATCTAATTCAGATTCAAATTCAGCTGGCTACTCAATGCGGACTTCAAGCATGAAAGTGTTGCTGGTTGTTGCTTCTCTGGTTTTTACTCAAGTGTTGTGA